A DNA window from Aquarana catesbeiana isolate 2022-GZ linkage group LG01, ASM4218655v1, whole genome shotgun sequence contains the following coding sequences:
- the LOC141120663 gene encoding uncharacterized protein: MAKRGRKVSAKAKESVDCEELIRLVRDKPMIYCTRHPKYKDNVVKKHAWLEIARIILPEWSMCSSQVQAAKLHYLQTRWRSMRDAYRKYIRHLKEARSGSGAAPRVPYMFAKDLDFLQPIVEMRETEASWEEQDVMDDQLEAQPEDQAQISLEEGPEDLSQIQSSSNLWETNPDEQSAEAIPGPSSAPAHIALPAKVPRRRPPLSQPDISERLLEMLKNMSEKVDAFLCPDTILALSFVPLIKKVKPERYFEMRSTIEQVLHSFSEPREEASFQVPYVPPPRPPLNYPPIHPLPRTTPTLPL; encoded by the exons ATGGCCAAAAGGGGTAGAAAAGTTTCAGCAAAGGCGAAGGAATCCgtggattgtgaggagctgatcagacttgtgagggaTAAACCGATGATTTATTGCACCcggcatcctaaatataaggacaacgttgtgaaaaaacatgcatggctggaaattgccagaatcatcttgccagagtggagcatgtgctcatcccaagttcaggctgccaaat tgcattacttacagacaaggtggcgcagcatgcgtgatgcttaccgcaaatatatacgccatctcaaagaagcaaggagtggctcgggggcagcgcctagggtaccctatatgtttgccaaggacttagattttctgcaacccattgtggagatgaggga gacagaagctagttgggaggaacaagatgtgatggatgaccaactggaggcacaaccggaggaccaagcccagattagtttggaagaaggcccagaggatttgtcacaaatccaaagctcctcgaatctgtgggaaaccaacccagatgagcaatctgcagaggctatccctgggccctcctctgctcctgcacacattgctctgccagccaaagtgccacggaggcgaccacctctatcgcaacctgacataagtgagcgcctacttgaaatgttgaaaaacatgtctgaaaaggtggatgcttttttatgtccggatactatactggcgctcagttttgtccctctaataaagaaagtcaaacctgagcgctactttgaaatgcgaagcactatcgaacaagtgctgcactccttctcagagccacgtgaggaagcttcatttcaagtgccatatgtgccaccaccaagacctcccctGAACTACCCCCCGATACATCCACTACCCagaacaacaccaaccttacccctataa